Proteins encoded in a region of the Heterodontus francisci isolate sHetFra1 chromosome 19, sHetFra1.hap1, whole genome shotgun sequence genome:
- the LOC137380438 gene encoding octapeptide-repeat protein T2-like, producing MRASERENESKPENENERKRERKPERTRTREREREHEREREHERERKRERKRERKRERKRERKRERKRERKRERKRENERMREREREQTREREQTRASERKNEAERAKECERENASKPENERENESKPERTRERERAENERERERARARTSASENERERERERARERTSARENERERERARARTSASENERERERESERERERTRTRANESESERERERERERERERERERE from the exons ATGCGAGCGAGCGAACGCGAGAACGAGAgcaaaccagagaacgagaacgaaagaaaacgagagagaaaaccagagagaacgaga acacgagagagagagagagaacacgagagagagagagaacacgagagagag agaaaacgagagagaaaacgagagagaaaacgagagagaaaacgagagagaaaacgagagagaaaacgagagagaaaacgagagagaaaacgagagaacgAAAgaatgagagaacgagagagagagcaaaccagggaacgagagcaaacgagagcgagcgagcgaaagaACGAGGCAGAGCGAGCGAAAGAATGCGAGCGAGAGAACGCGAGCAAacccgagaacgagagagagaacgagagcaaaccagagagaacgagagagcgcgaacgagc CGAGAACGAGCGCGAGCGAGAACGAGCGCGAGCGAGAACGAGCGCGAGCGAGAACGAGCGCGAGCGAGAACGAGAACGAGCGCGAGAGAGAACGAGCGCGAGAGAGAACGAGCGCGAGCGAGAACGAGCGCGAGCGAGAACGAGCGCGAGCGAGAACGAGCGcgagagagaacga gagagcgaacgagaacgagagcgaacgagaacgagagcgaacgagagcgagagc gagcgagagcgagagcgagagcgagagcgagaacgagagcgagagcgagaacgagag